The proteins below come from a single Malus sylvestris chromosome 3, drMalSylv7.2, whole genome shotgun sequence genomic window:
- the LOC126615993 gene encoding uncharacterized protein LOC126615993 gives MDSSIGYATFIASLLLCLSSSPTPFANARASPLIRSVCKQTQDQFGYNYKQCVKSLWKDIPTRSASNLKDLDTAILKLALTNAQQSKAFFVNALNTTGNNIVKDSGAVKQCADSYDFAVDGFAFSMRGIKDNDKSVSQILTQVQDEIVRCGKALTSTEIELPYLVSSTNFLTMLYRDVAFLITSQLFHI, from the coding sequence ATGGACTCCTCAATCGGATATGCAACTTTCATTGCATCATTGCTCTTATGTCTTTCATCGTCTCCAACACCATTTGCAAATGCAAGAGCGTCTCCATTAATTAGAAGCGTTTGCAAGCAAACCCAAGACCAATTCGGCTACAACTACAAGCAATGCGTAAAATCTCTTTGGAAAGATATTCCAACTCGATCAGCATCTAATCTCAAAGATCTTGACACAGCCATTCTTAAATTAGCACTAACAAACGCACAACAAAGCAAAGCTTTCTTTGTCAATGCGCTCAACACCACCGGCAACAATATTGTTAAGGACTCTGGAGCAGTAAAACAATGTGCAGATTCATATGATTTTGCAGTAGACGGTTTCGCTTTCTCAATGCGAGGGATCAAAGATAATGACAAATCAGTCTCCCAAATACTCACACAAGTACAAGACGAAATTGTTCGTTGCGGAAAAGCATTGACCTCTACCGAAATTGAACTTCCTTATTTAGTATCTTCGACAAACTTTTTGACCATGTTATATAGGGATGTTGCATTCCTCATTACTTCCCAGTTATTCCATATCTAG